One stretch of Streptomyces peucetius DNA includes these proteins:
- a CDS encoding isochorismatase family protein, giving the protein MAPEPLTPANTTVVLVDYAVGFANLLRSHDLAEHINNVVGLAKTAKWYESGLVVTNGQSTKPSGPLYPELLEALGDQPVIERAVDFNSFLDESFAQAVRAEGRQNLVIGGIATDGCVLQTVLGGLREGYRVHLAVDASASPSLEAHNAAVQRMIQAGAVPVTWFSMAAEFQLDPTFHDAPHRMRLMQENVPAMAMGARSFGNAVELGKRTATAA; this is encoded by the coding sequence ATGGCTCCTGAGCCCCTCACCCCGGCCAACACCACCGTCGTCCTCGTCGACTACGCCGTCGGTTTCGCGAACCTCCTGCGCTCCCACGACCTCGCGGAGCACATCAACAACGTCGTGGGCCTGGCGAAGACCGCGAAGTGGTACGAGAGCGGCCTGGTGGTGACCAACGGCCAGTCCACCAAGCCGTCCGGCCCGCTGTACCCGGAGCTGCTGGAGGCCCTCGGTGACCAGCCGGTCATCGAGCGTGCGGTCGACTTCAACTCCTTCCTGGACGAGTCGTTCGCCCAGGCGGTCCGGGCGGAGGGCCGACAGAACCTGGTGATCGGCGGCATCGCCACCGACGGGTGCGTGCTGCAGACCGTGCTCGGCGGCCTGCGCGAGGGCTACCGCGTGCACCTGGCGGTCGACGCCTCCGCCAGCCCCTCGCTCGAGGCCCACAACGCGGCGGTGCAGCGCATGATCCAGGCCGGTGCCGTCCCGGTGACCTGGTTCTCCATGGCCGCCGAGTTCCAGCTCGACCCCACGTTCCACGACGCCCCGCACCGAATGCGACTGATGCAGGAGAACGTCCCGGCCATGGCCATGGGCGCCCGGTCCTTCGGCAACGCCGTCGAACTGGGCAAGCGCACCGCCACAGCCGCCTGA
- a CDS encoding TetR family transcriptional regulator yields MDTPPTNLPDQDATPAKKRRRDPAASRAAILEAARAAFAERGYTKTTVRGVARRAGVTHGLVLRHFTSKEQLFLAAVPSPRTLMAEVAGDPKTLPTRIVRSYVRRVTESGGSDPFVAMLRAVASEEETAKRLFTAMQQDSLEMYRQVIPGPELEERVASVGAYLTGVTFSRYVFKSRPLAEMSDEQLVRHLIPNLRSILLD; encoded by the coding sequence ATGGACACGCCACCCACGAACCTCCCCGACCAGGACGCCACTCCGGCCAAGAAGCGCAGGCGGGACCCTGCGGCAAGCAGGGCCGCGATCCTCGAAGCCGCCCGCGCCGCCTTCGCCGAGCGCGGCTACACCAAGACGACCGTCCGCGGCGTCGCACGCCGGGCCGGAGTGACCCACGGCCTGGTCCTGCGGCACTTCACATCCAAGGAACAGCTGTTCCTCGCCGCGGTGCCCAGCCCCCGCACGCTCATGGCGGAAGTGGCCGGCGACCCCAAGACCTTGCCGACGCGCATCGTCCGGTCCTACGTCCGGCGCGTGACCGAGAGCGGAGGCAGCGACCCGTTCGTGGCCATGCTGCGTGCGGTGGCCTCGGAGGAGGAGACCGCCAAACGGTTGTTCACCGCGATGCAGCAGGACAGTCTGGAGATGTACCGGCAGGTGATTCCGGGCCCAGAACTGGAGGAGCGTGTGGCGTCTGTGGGCGCCTACCTCACCGGGGTGACGTTCTCCCGGTACGTCTTCAAAAGCAGACCCCTGGCCGAGATGTCGGACGAACAGCTCGTCCGGCACCTCATCCCCAACCTGCGCAGCATTCTGCTGGACTGA
- a CDS encoding SsgA family sporulation/cell division regulator produces MMENLPGPWSPGPNSNGVAPLSLQIFRIVWDSQRSPLRAEFRFDRNDPLIVSVTFRPAIGPPVTWKIGRDLLHDGLLAPTGIGDVRVWPRISRGRPMLRLRLERCGMRVLFELDLHRVEDWLFETYDLVPPGEELTGLDWDALVANPLEDH; encoded by the coding sequence ATGATGGAGAACCTGCCTGGCCCCTGGTCCCCAGGGCCGAATTCGAACGGGGTGGCCCCCCTGTCACTGCAGATCTTCCGGATCGTTTGGGACTCCCAACGGAGTCCGCTTCGAGCCGAGTTCCGTTTCGATCGCAATGATCCTCTTATCGTCTCGGTCACCTTCCGCCCAGCAATCGGGCCTCCCGTCACCTGGAAGATCGGCCGTGACCTTCTCCACGACGGCCTGCTGGCGCCGACGGGGATCGGGGACGTGCGGGTCTGGCCGAGGATCAGCAGAGGTCGGCCGATGCTGCGCCTGCGCCTGGAGCGCTGCGGCATGCGGGTGCTGTTCGAACTGGACCTGCACCGGGTGGAGGACTGGCTTTTCGAGACATACGACCTGGTCCCGCCCGGCGAGGAACTCACCGGTCTCGACTGGGACGCGCTGGTGGCCAACCCGCTCGAGGACCACTGA
- a CDS encoding alpha/beta hydrolase, whose translation MSTTPVRTSRKAAVAAAVALVTAVTISVNATASATPSSSATHRTVALEKDAQTFADAAAKNPPIYTLSYADARKALDSAQSGPVAKPTADITHRTINVGPTGKVNLRIVRPAGVSGKLPAVMYVHGGGWVLGNENTHDRLVRQIANGAHAAVIFVDYTPSPEARYPIAIEQVYAATKWVAEHGSEIDVDGSKVAVAGDSVGGNMAAAVTLMAKQRSGPKLSGQMLFYPVTDANFTTPSYRQYADGPWLTRKAMKWFWDAYAPNAKDRKQILASPLRADLNQLKDLPKALVITAEADVLRDEGEAYAAKLRAAGNDVTAVRYEGTIHDFAMLNALANTNAAKAAVDQANRFLYADLHNGS comes from the coding sequence ATGTCCACCACCCCTGTTCGCACCAGCCGCAAGGCGGCCGTCGCCGCCGCCGTCGCACTTGTCACCGCAGTCACGATCAGCGTCAACGCCACCGCCTCCGCCACCCCATCCTCGTCCGCCACGCACCGAACCGTGGCCCTGGAGAAGGACGCCCAGACTTTCGCCGACGCCGCCGCGAAGAACCCGCCGATCTACACCCTGTCCTACGCCGACGCCCGCAAGGCCCTGGACAGCGCCCAGTCCGGGCCCGTCGCCAAGCCCACGGCCGACATCACCCACCGCACCATCAACGTCGGCCCCACCGGCAAGGTGAACCTCCGCATAGTCCGGCCGGCGGGTGTGAGCGGCAAGCTGCCCGCCGTGATGTACGTCCACGGCGGCGGCTGGGTCCTGGGCAACGAGAACACCCACGACCGGCTGGTCCGGCAGATCGCCAACGGTGCCCACGCCGCCGTCATCTTCGTCGACTACACGCCCTCGCCCGAGGCCCGCTACCCCATTGCCATCGAGCAGGTGTACGCCGCCACCAAGTGGGTCGCCGAGCACGGCAGCGAGATCGACGTCGACGGCTCAAAGGTCGCCGTCGCCGGCGATTCGGTCGGCGGCAACATGGCGGCTGCCGTCACGCTCATGGCCAAGCAGCGCAGCGGACCGAAGCTGAGCGGGCAGATGCTCTTCTACCCCGTCACCGACGCCAACTTCACCACCCCGTCCTACCGGCAGTACGCCGACGGCCCCTGGCTGACCCGCAAGGCCATGAAGTGGTTCTGGGACGCCTACGCCCCGAACGCCAAGGACCGCAAGCAGATCCTGGCCTCCCCGCTGCGCGCCGACCTCAACCAGCTCAAGGACCTGCCCAAGGCCCTGGTCATCACCGCCGAGGCGGACGTGCTGCGCGACGAGGGCGAGGCATACGCAGCCAAGCTCCGCGCCGCGGGCAACGACGTCACCGCCGTCCGCTACGAGGGCACCATCCACGACTTCGCCATGCTCAACGCCCTCGCCAACACCAACGCCGCCAAGGCGGCCGTCGACCAGGCCAACCGCTTCCTCTACGCCGACCTCCACAACGGTTCCTGA
- a CDS encoding alpha/beta hydrolase codes for MSDAIEPVQPVLEPAAAAFAEATANPPYLFDLGPVEGRKAVDEVQSGEIDKPAIDEEWVTVPGGPTGSVRARIIRPAGVEGTLPVILYIHGAGWVFGNAHTHDRLVRELAAGANAAVVFPEYDLSPEARYPVAIEQNYAVAQWVVGQGVSKGLDGSRLAVAGDSVGGNMTAALTLMAKERGDVPLVQQVLFYPVTDAAFDTGSYHQFAEGYFLRRDAMQWFWNQYTTDEQQRAEITASPLRASTEQLAGLPPALVITGEADVLRDEGEAYANKLREAGVPVTAVRYQGIIHDFVMLNALRETHAAEAAINQAVATLRTAFRTA; via the coding sequence ATGTCTGACGCCATCGAGCCGGTTCAGCCGGTCCTGGAGCCCGCTGCGGCTGCCTTCGCGGAGGCGACCGCCAATCCGCCGTACCTGTTCGATCTCGGTCCGGTCGAAGGCCGCAAGGCGGTCGACGAGGTGCAGTCCGGCGAGATCGACAAGCCCGCGATCGACGAGGAGTGGGTCACCGTCCCGGGCGGGCCGACGGGCAGTGTCCGGGCGCGCATCATCAGGCCTGCCGGCGTCGAAGGGACGCTGCCGGTGATCCTCTACATCCACGGTGCGGGCTGGGTGTTCGGCAACGCCCACACGCACGACCGCCTGGTGCGCGAACTCGCCGCGGGCGCGAACGCCGCGGTCGTCTTCCCCGAGTACGACCTCTCCCCCGAGGCCCGTTACCCGGTCGCCATCGAGCAGAACTACGCGGTCGCGCAGTGGGTCGTGGGGCAGGGTGTGTCCAAGGGCCTGGACGGTTCCCGCCTGGCCGTCGCCGGCGATTCGGTCGGCGGCAACATGACCGCCGCGCTGACCCTCATGGCCAAGGAGCGCGGCGACGTACCGCTGGTCCAGCAGGTGCTGTTCTACCCGGTCACCGACGCCGCCTTCGACACCGGCTCGTACCACCAGTTCGCCGAGGGCTACTTCCTGCGCCGCGACGCCATGCAGTGGTTCTGGAACCAGTACACGACCGACGAGCAGCAGCGCGCCGAGATCACCGCCTCCCCGCTGCGCGCCTCCACCGAGCAGCTCGCCGGGCTGCCGCCGGCCCTGGTCATCACCGGCGAGGCCGACGTGCTGCGCGACGAGGGCGAGGCATACGCCAACAAGCTCCGCGAGGCGGGCGTCCCGGTCACCGCGGTCCGCTACCAGGGCATCATCCACGACTTCGTGATGCTCAACGCCCTGCGCGAGACGCACGCCGCCGAGGCCGCCATCAACCAGGCCGTCGCAACCCTGCGCACCGCCTTCCGCACCGCCTGA
- a CDS encoding helix-turn-helix domain-containing protein — protein MTSGPGNGATTHHLAYVEIFTVDGEADQPVGGPSLTAGGREKHLAIALQCGGPGTLTQDGREAVLRAGDFTVFEPARPCRLRSEGQIVCFVVPRHALGLNSAELRRITWTTVRGDQGLGALVSCFLSGLATQAADCGPEVGERLAGHAMNLLASLFAGQLGHDGDGSAEPDASHALLLRIKTFIEEHLADPDLTPGAIASAHQISVRYLHKLFQGEATTVGRWIKQRRLEKCREELHRVGRSAPSVSAIAQRWGFPHPTHFTRAFRAAYGMSPSQWQAAHPAAPAR, from the coding sequence TTGACCAGTGGGCCCGGCAACGGCGCGACGACCCACCACCTCGCCTATGTGGAGATCTTCACGGTGGACGGCGAGGCGGACCAGCCGGTCGGCGGGCCGAGCCTGACGGCGGGTGGCCGGGAGAAACACCTGGCCATCGCCCTTCAGTGCGGCGGCCCGGGGACGCTCACCCAGGACGGCAGGGAAGCGGTCCTGCGGGCGGGAGACTTCACGGTCTTCGAGCCCGCCCGTCCATGCCGGCTGCGGTCCGAAGGGCAAATCGTGTGCTTTGTCGTCCCGCGCCATGCCCTGGGACTGAACAGCGCCGAACTGAGACGGATCACCTGGACGACCGTCCGCGGAGACCAGGGGCTGGGCGCGCTGGTCTCGTGCTTCCTTTCCGGGCTCGCTACTCAAGCGGCGGACTGCGGACCCGAGGTGGGCGAGCGGCTCGCGGGCCACGCCATGAACCTCCTCGCGAGTCTCTTCGCCGGGCAGCTCGGCCATGACGGGGACGGGAGCGCCGAACCTGATGCTTCCCATGCGCTGCTCCTGCGGATCAAAACGTTCATCGAAGAGCACCTCGCCGACCCTGACCTGACACCGGGGGCGATCGCGAGCGCCCACCAGATCTCCGTGCGCTACCTGCACAAACTGTTCCAGGGCGAAGCCACGACCGTGGGCCGCTGGATCAAGCAGCGTCGCCTGGAGAAATGCCGCGAGGAACTCCACCGCGTCGGGCGATCCGCTCCCAGCGTGTCGGCGATCGCACAGCGTTGGGGATTCCCCCACCCCACCCATTTCACCCGGGCGTTCCGGGCCGCCTACGGCATGTCCCCGAGCCAATGGCAGGCGGCGCACCCTGCCGCTCCTGCCCGCTGA
- a CDS encoding helix-turn-helix domain-containing protein, with amino-acid sequence MTVIVSTDQVTPRDRHAFFADLVMQTHFRHNMNFLEGPRPFSASIASNQLGPLRINTVLSGPAHVSRTHRLFSHDPEEYVLVGLQRRGTPRVVAQDSGQEAAMRPGDMVILTSYGPYASVYTEPVEIVSVMLPRPALLVPDSDLHSLTGGVIRGDEGLARLLSPFLSRLADTAAAHTAEVGEQLARNVTDLLATLCAERLGHDRIDAETAQRALLLRIRFFINRNLADPGLSPESIARAHSISTRYLHKLFQGEGMTVSRWILRRRLEECRRELDRRGPRTPTVSSVARRWGFPHLAHFSRAFRAAYGMSPREWQERSSLPAPGVAAA; translated from the coding sequence ATGACCGTCATCGTCTCCACGGACCAGGTAACACCACGAGACCGGCACGCCTTCTTCGCTGACCTCGTGATGCAGACGCACTTCCGTCACAACATGAACTTCCTCGAAGGGCCGAGACCGTTTTCGGCCTCCATCGCCAGTAACCAGCTCGGTCCTCTGCGGATCAACACGGTGCTGTCCGGTCCCGCTCATGTCAGCCGCACTCACCGCCTGTTCTCACATGATCCCGAGGAATACGTGCTCGTCGGCCTGCAGCGCCGCGGAACACCGAGGGTGGTGGCACAGGACAGCGGGCAGGAGGCCGCAATGCGACCGGGCGACATGGTCATCCTGACCTCGTACGGCCCGTACGCATCGGTGTATACGGAGCCGGTCGAGATCGTGTCGGTCATGCTGCCGAGGCCTGCCCTGCTCGTGCCGGATTCGGATCTGCACAGCCTCACCGGAGGGGTCATCCGCGGTGACGAAGGACTGGCACGGCTCCTGTCTCCGTTCCTGTCGCGCCTTGCCGATACCGCCGCAGCGCACACCGCGGAGGTCGGCGAACAGCTCGCACGCAACGTGACAGACCTGCTGGCCACGCTGTGTGCCGAACGACTCGGTCACGACAGGATCGACGCCGAGACCGCCCAGCGCGCCCTGCTTCTGCGGATCCGGTTCTTCATCAACCGCAACCTGGCCGATCCCGGCCTGTCGCCCGAGTCGATCGCCCGGGCGCACAGCATCTCCACGCGCTATCTGCACAAGCTCTTCCAAGGCGAAGGCATGACCGTGAGCCGGTGGATCCTGCGGCGCAGGCTCGAGGAGTGCCGCCGCGAGCTGGACCGCCGCGGCCCCCGCACCCCCACGGTGAGCTCGGTCGCACGGCGCTGGGGTTTCCCCCACCTGGCCCACTTCAGCCGGGCGTTCCGCGCGGCCTACGGGATGTCACCGCGCGAGTGGCAGGAACGCAGCAGCCTGCCTGCCCCAGGGGTGGCCGCTGCCTGA
- a CDS encoding MFS transporter, with protein MTTTPPRPHPAPPYTEQRPPPERSARSWVVTTMALAQLGLFLALLTPVFSSLAIKVQDIVPEDDVVSALGMVSSLGALAALLANPVFGRISDRTKGRFGRRRPWLVIGALGLTAGLAVIATAQSLAVVAVAWFLSQMFANAALAAFTASVADQIPVFQRGKVAGLIGVMQNLAILGAAYAARVLGTDVLLLFMVPAAVGLALVVLYVIVLPDKPLPQRPPYGGGLRAVLRTFWVNPRRHPDFAWAFVSRFMVILAMFMFTTFRLLFLQDQLGLSDDRAVSVMATGVLVYTVVLMAAGQLAGWLSDRVRRRKVFVGFSALVFGIGTAMLITTHSVAGFYAAEAVLGLGFGVYAGVDLALVLDVLPDPEDSAKDLGVFNIANAAPQSIAPAVGALLVNTAGGREYHLLLGVAAAVCVVGALAVIPIRKVR; from the coding sequence ATGACCACCACCCCTCCCCGTCCTCACCCCGCTCCTCCGTACACGGAGCAACGCCCCCCGCCCGAGCGCAGCGCCCGCTCCTGGGTGGTCACCACGATGGCCCTGGCGCAACTGGGACTGTTCCTGGCCCTGCTCACCCCGGTCTTCTCCAGCCTGGCCATCAAGGTGCAGGACATCGTCCCCGAAGACGATGTGGTCTCCGCGCTCGGCATGGTCAGCAGCCTCGGCGCACTGGCCGCTCTCCTCGCCAACCCGGTCTTCGGCCGGATCAGTGACCGGACGAAAGGCAGGTTCGGCCGACGACGGCCATGGCTGGTGATCGGCGCCCTGGGACTGACCGCCGGCCTCGCCGTCATCGCCACCGCGCAGAGTCTGGCGGTCGTCGCCGTTGCCTGGTTCCTGAGCCAGATGTTCGCCAACGCCGCCCTGGCCGCGTTCACCGCGTCGGTTGCCGACCAGATACCGGTCTTCCAGCGGGGCAAGGTCGCCGGCCTGATCGGCGTCATGCAGAACCTGGCCATCCTCGGCGCCGCCTACGCGGCGAGGGTCCTCGGCACGGACGTGCTCCTGCTGTTCATGGTTCCGGCAGCGGTCGGGCTCGCCCTGGTCGTGCTGTACGTGATCGTCCTGCCCGACAAGCCGCTGCCGCAGCGTCCGCCGTACGGCGGCGGCCTTCGTGCGGTGCTCAGGACGTTCTGGGTGAACCCCCGCAGGCACCCGGACTTCGCCTGGGCCTTCGTCTCCCGCTTCATGGTGATCCTGGCGATGTTCATGTTCACCACCTTCCGGCTGCTGTTCCTTCAGGACCAGCTGGGTCTGTCGGACGACCGGGCGGTGTCCGTCATGGCCACCGGCGTGCTGGTCTACACCGTGGTCCTGATGGCTGCCGGTCAGCTGGCCGGATGGCTGTCCGACCGCGTGCGGCGCCGCAAGGTCTTCGTCGGGTTCTCGGCGCTCGTCTTCGGCATCGGCACGGCCATGTTGATCACGACTCACTCCGTAGCCGGCTTCTACGCCGCCGAAGCGGTCCTCGGCCTCGGCTTCGGCGTCTACGCGGGCGTGGACCTCGCCCTCGTCCTCGACGTCCTGCCCGATCCGGAGGACTCGGCCAAGGATCTGGGCGTGTTCAACATCGCCAATGCAGCACCGCAGTCCATCGCTCCCGCCGTCGGCGCGCTGCTGGTCAACACCGCGGGCGGCCGCGAGTACCACCTGTTGCTCGGCGTCGCCGCCGCGGTCTGTGTGGTCGGCGCTCTGGCCGTCATTCCCATCAGGAAGGTGCGCTGA
- a CDS encoding ATP-binding protein, whose amino-acid sequence MSSGLPARLVGREAELAVLRDAIAQLRAGTGGVVVVEGEPGIGKSSLVAAAVAVGQESGCTVLHATADQAAHPLPLRLLCDCLEIKQRANDARRAEMLRFARAERPDLLVSSAVHAAMIEMLLTLVEDDCATAPTMMVLDDVQWADDASLDVCRRLASTAAHLPLLLVLSFRPVPRGSGMRQLRAALRGHATTTISLGPLGPDAIRDLLSDVAGAPPGPALVELAAQASGNPLYVRELVESLVREGGVTVGEHADLRETSLCTVRRSLAAALDSRLSFVRADALDILRVAALLGREFAVGEVAAVLGRSTIDISDDLQEAVAAGILVDAGTRMAFRHPLIRQALYDGMPTALRVALHQDAARALDGIGGVEPQRVAQQLLESGRVGDRWARRWLARTAPVLAVRAPRLAAELMDRELEHGVADQRDRAAFSAALAQILIGAGEHEKAAGRARQALAVSGEPADRGRMYWVLARALFSGGDNDAAVATLEQALEEDLPDAWRARLLGSLAMFQRAGSGALEAADATARRALETGESAGDTFAIAYALTDLWLTHSVQRQYLSALDCVDRALETLNATDDHADLRCYALHARIFTLQNLSRWSDAEAALRDARQFLLDDDRTDDARFSVTAAVLTYWLGQWDDTLAELESVDQSVSAMTYRGLRERGPIWLWHGLAALIAVRRDDRAAAEGHLRAGLRQPPVTVADRENTDFLLFAQALSAEQHGDPHLALSHLGGLLTREPGEMTLIHQWLPTVVRLALAVDDDSAAAAALAACRAEAAAEQVPARATAAANWCTGLYERDPAPLRSAMEHYRAVGVPVELAGTVEDLAVVLAEHGNTGESKRLIGEALDLYGGFGAVWDIRRAEARLRRHGIRSGVRGARTKRPAHGWDALTPTEHKIALLVAAGRSTSDIAQSMFLTRRTTQTHISHILAKLGMRSRVEIAREAFNRDPAAIPTDL is encoded by the coding sequence TATCGGCAAGTCGTCACTGGTCGCCGCAGCGGTCGCGGTCGGCCAGGAGTCCGGCTGCACGGTGCTGCACGCCACCGCGGATCAGGCAGCGCACCCGTTGCCGCTGCGATTGCTGTGCGACTGCCTGGAGATCAAGCAGCGCGCGAACGATGCCCGCCGCGCCGAGATGCTGCGCTTCGCGCGCGCCGAGCGGCCCGACCTCCTCGTGAGCAGCGCCGTGCACGCCGCGATGATCGAGATGCTCCTCACCCTGGTCGAGGACGACTGCGCGACCGCGCCGACCATGATGGTGCTCGACGACGTGCAGTGGGCCGACGACGCGTCGCTGGACGTGTGCCGGCGCCTGGCATCGACCGCCGCGCACCTGCCGTTGTTGTTGGTCCTCTCCTTCCGGCCGGTGCCCCGCGGATCCGGGATGCGGCAGCTGCGCGCCGCGCTGCGCGGCCACGCCACGACAACGATCTCGTTGGGGCCCCTCGGCCCGGACGCGATCCGCGATCTGCTGTCCGATGTCGCCGGTGCGCCGCCAGGTCCCGCGCTGGTCGAGCTTGCCGCCCAGGCCAGCGGCAATCCCCTGTACGTGCGGGAGCTGGTCGAGTCCCTGGTGCGTGAAGGCGGCGTGACGGTCGGCGAGCATGCCGATCTGCGGGAGACCTCGCTGTGCACCGTCCGAAGGTCGCTGGCTGCGGCACTGGACAGTCGGCTGAGCTTCGTGCGGGCCGACGCGCTCGACATACTGCGGGTGGCCGCGCTGCTCGGCCGGGAGTTCGCGGTCGGAGAGGTGGCAGCGGTCCTGGGCCGGTCCACCATCGACATCTCCGATGATCTCCAGGAGGCGGTCGCAGCCGGGATCCTCGTCGATGCCGGTACGCGGATGGCGTTCCGGCATCCGCTGATCCGCCAGGCGTTGTACGACGGCATGCCGACGGCGCTGCGCGTTGCGCTGCACCAGGACGCGGCCCGGGCGCTGGACGGTATCGGCGGTGTCGAGCCCCAACGGGTGGCGCAGCAACTGCTGGAGTCGGGCCGCGTCGGCGACCGCTGGGCCCGGCGCTGGCTCGCCCGCACCGCGCCGGTACTGGCGGTCAGGGCCCCGCGCCTCGCGGCCGAGCTGATGGACCGGGAACTGGAACACGGGGTCGCGGACCAGCGTGACCGTGCCGCGTTCAGCGCGGCTCTTGCCCAGATCCTGATCGGCGCGGGCGAGCACGAGAAGGCCGCGGGCCGTGCCCGGCAGGCCCTGGCGGTGTCAGGAGAGCCGGCCGACCGCGGGCGGATGTACTGGGTGCTGGCCCGCGCGCTGTTCAGCGGCGGTGACAACGACGCGGCGGTCGCAACGCTGGAGCAGGCATTGGAGGAAGATCTGCCCGACGCCTGGCGCGCCCGGTTGCTCGGCTCGTTGGCGATGTTCCAGCGGGCCGGATCGGGGGCGCTGGAAGCCGCGGACGCCACCGCGCGCCGCGCGCTGGAGACCGGCGAAAGTGCCGGAGACACGTTCGCCATCGCGTACGCGCTCACCGATCTGTGGCTCACCCATTCCGTACAGCGGCAATACCTGTCCGCGCTCGACTGCGTGGACCGGGCCCTGGAGACACTGAACGCCACCGACGACCACGCGGACCTGCGGTGCTATGCACTGCATGCCCGGATCTTCACCCTGCAGAACCTGAGCCGGTGGTCGGACGCCGAGGCAGCCCTTCGGGATGCGCGGCAGTTCCTGCTCGACGACGACCGGACCGATGACGCCAGGTTCAGCGTCACCGCCGCAGTCCTCACCTACTGGCTGGGCCAGTGGGACGACACGCTGGCGGAGCTCGAATCGGTCGACCAGAGCGTCTCCGCGATGACCTACCGGGGTCTGCGCGAACGCGGCCCCATATGGCTGTGGCACGGCTTGGCCGCCCTCATCGCCGTCCGCCGGGACGATCGCGCCGCGGCCGAGGGGCACCTGCGGGCCGGGCTGCGTCAGCCACCGGTCACGGTCGCCGATCGCGAGAACACCGACTTCCTGCTGTTCGCGCAGGCGCTCTCCGCCGAGCAGCACGGGGACCCGCACCTGGCCCTCTCGCACCTCGGCGGTCTCCTCACCCGGGAGCCGGGCGAGATGACGCTGATCCACCAGTGGCTGCCCACGGTTGTCCGTCTGGCACTCGCCGTGGACGACGACTCCGCCGCCGCGGCCGCGCTGGCCGCCTGCCGGGCCGAGGCAGCCGCCGAGCAGGTCCCGGCCCGCGCCACGGCCGCAGCCAACTGGTGCACAGGACTCTACGAGCGCGATCCGGCACCGTTGCGCTCGGCGATGGAGCACTACCGGGCCGTCGGCGTGCCGGTGGAGCTGGCGGGAACGGTGGAGGACCTGGCCGTCGTCCTCGCCGAACACGGCAACACGGGCGAGTCCAAGCGCCTGATCGGCGAAGCCCTCGACCTCTACGGCGGATTCGGCGCGGTCTGGGACATCCGCCGCGCCGAGGCACGGCTGCGCCGGCACGGGATCCGCAGCGGCGTGCGCGGCGCCCGGACCAAGCGGCCCGCGCACGGCTGGGACGCCCTGACCCCGACCGAGCACAAGATCGCCCTCCTGGTCGCGGCCGGCCGCTCCACCTCCGACATCGCACAGAGCATGTTCCTCACCCGGCGCACCACACAGACGCACATCTCCCACATCCTCGCCAAGCTCGGAATGCGCAGCCGCGTGGAGATCGCCCGGGAGGCCTTCAACCGCGACCCCGCAGCCATTCCCACCGATCTCTGA